A stretch of Anaeromyxobacter dehalogenans 2CP-1 DNA encodes these proteins:
- a CDS encoding MFS transporter: MASAARLRLMYFLYYGNVGVAQPYLAAYLRGLGFSGEQIGTVQMIPSLLAPVVAMSWATFADRHATPARGLRLATAWSALCVLALPFARTPAAVGAVLVAAALGDRAYVPLLDSVTLEHTRARPERSYASVRLFGSIGFVVLALVVGRALTLRGNRPADLLVPSLMTALVAGYALAARRLPAHAGPPHEDRPGPRDMLALLRRPALPLLLGACAVHWAACAPYHLLFGVYVRDRGLPADVTGLGTAAGVAAEIAVLLLFPRLERRLSLRGLLAASFLGSAVRWALLWRAEGAAAIVLLQLLHGLTFGLFWAAAMKGMAEVVPARLRATGQALFSAVVFGAGNGVGFALSGAAYDRLGSVAPLFAGAALLELALVGVGLAAAGALAAARARGAGPAAP, encoded by the coding sequence ATGGCCTCCGCGGCGCGACTCCGGCTCATGTACTTCCTGTACTACGGGAACGTGGGCGTGGCGCAGCCGTACCTGGCCGCGTACCTGCGCGGCCTGGGGTTCAGCGGTGAGCAGATCGGCACCGTGCAGATGATCCCCTCGCTGCTCGCGCCGGTGGTGGCGATGTCGTGGGCGACGTTCGCCGACCGCCACGCCACCCCGGCCCGCGGGCTGCGCCTCGCCACCGCCTGGAGCGCGCTCTGCGTGCTGGCGCTGCCGTTCGCGCGCACGCCGGCGGCGGTCGGCGCGGTGCTGGTCGCCGCGGCGCTCGGGGACCGCGCGTACGTGCCGCTGCTCGACTCGGTGACCCTGGAGCACACCCGGGCGCGGCCGGAGCGGTCCTACGCCTCGGTCCGGCTGTTCGGCTCGATCGGCTTCGTGGTGCTGGCGCTCGTGGTCGGGCGCGCGCTCACGCTGCGCGGCAACCGACCGGCCGACCTGCTCGTGCCGTCGCTCATGACCGCGCTGGTGGCCGGCTACGCGCTGGCGGCGCGGCGGCTGCCCGCGCACGCCGGGCCGCCGCACGAGGATCGGCCGGGCCCGCGCGACATGCTCGCGCTGCTCCGCCGGCCGGCGCTGCCGCTCCTGCTGGGCGCGTGCGCGGTCCACTGGGCCGCCTGCGCGCCGTACCACCTGCTGTTCGGCGTGTACGTGCGCGACCGCGGCCTGCCCGCCGACGTGACCGGGCTCGGCACCGCCGCGGGCGTTGCGGCCGAGATCGCCGTGCTGCTCCTGTTCCCCAGGCTGGAGCGGCGCCTGTCGCTGCGCGGGCTCCTCGCCGCCTCGTTCCTGGGCTCGGCGGTGCGCTGGGCGCTGCTCTGGCGCGCCGAGGGCGCGGCGGCCATCGTGCTGCTGCAGCTCCTGCACGGCCTCACCTTCGGCCTGTTCTGGGCAGCCGCCATGAAGGGCATGGCCGAGGTGGTGCCGGCGCGGCTCCGCGCCACCGGCCAGGCGCTGTTCAGCGCGGTGGTGTTCGGGGCCGGCAACGGGGTCGGGTTCGCGCTCTCCGGCGCCGCCTACGACCGGCTCGGCTCGGTGGCCCCGCTGTTCGCGGGCGCCGCGCTGCTGGAGCTCGCGCTGGTGGGCGTGGGCCTCGCCGCGGCCGGCGCGCTGGCGGCGGCGCGCGCCCGCGGGGCGGGGCCGGCGGCGCCGTGA
- a CDS encoding DUF294 nucleotidyltransferase-like domain-containing protein has product MAALDPVAYLRATPPFHALPQPLFEAAAASLEVGYYPAGSRLARVGGEPLAHLYVIRKGAVRLERDGQILQVLEEGETFGYTSLITRKATIDVVVEDDLLAYRLPDAEFQRLLGDAQFASHFAVGLAERLKSSLEHSAITTFQADLSRQVGDLVRRAPVWIAGDATVGDAARLMRAEGVSSVLLRADPPAIATDHDFRNRVLAEGLGPDTPLARVATSPLRTTPATAPIHEAWGLALDARVHHLPVTRGAEIVGVLTSGELLRASAQGPMAVLRGVERVSTRESLAGYGRRVAEMAGALLAGGLDAAAIAGFVARLNDALLHRILRFAEADLGEPPAPYAWLALGSEGRREQTLLTDQDNALVYADEGEARRAWYEVLAERVNADLELAGFPACPGGYMARRWVGPLAEWRGRFEAWLDAPGPQALLEAAIFFDYRRVAGRLDVGPLDAVLATAVDRPVFLRFLARAALGFRPPTSLLLRLRGGSTTVDLKLQGIAAVVAVARCYGLELRTEARGTLERLEAARDAGILDGDAVAAAAEGFRFLNGLRLRLQLRAVAEGRPPSNEATLAALSAMERSRLKDALRAVKTLQDRAAFHFKTDF; this is encoded by the coding sequence ATGGCCGCGCTCGACCCGGTCGCGTACCTGCGGGCGACGCCCCCGTTCCACGCGCTGCCGCAGCCGCTGTTCGAGGCGGCGGCCGCGTCGCTGGAGGTGGGCTACTACCCGGCCGGCTCGCGGCTGGCGCGGGTGGGCGGCGAGCCGCTCGCCCACCTGTACGTGATCCGCAAGGGCGCGGTGCGGCTCGAGCGCGACGGCCAGATCCTCCAGGTGCTCGAGGAGGGCGAGACCTTCGGCTACACCTCGCTCATCACGCGCAAGGCCACCATCGACGTGGTGGTCGAGGACGACCTGCTCGCGTACCGGCTGCCGGACGCCGAGTTCCAGCGCCTGCTCGGTGACGCGCAGTTCGCCTCGCACTTCGCGGTGGGCCTGGCCGAGCGGCTCAAGTCGAGCCTCGAGCACTCGGCCATCACCACGTTCCAGGCCGACCTCTCGCGCCAGGTGGGGGACCTGGTGCGCCGGGCGCCGGTCTGGATCGCGGGGGACGCCACCGTGGGCGACGCGGCGCGGCTCATGCGGGCGGAGGGCGTCTCCTCGGTGCTGCTCCGCGCCGACCCGCCCGCCATCGCCACCGATCACGACTTCCGGAACCGCGTGCTCGCCGAGGGGCTCGGGCCGGACACGCCGCTCGCGCGCGTCGCCACCTCGCCGCTCCGCACCACGCCCGCGACCGCGCCCATCCACGAGGCCTGGGGGCTCGCGCTGGACGCCCGGGTGCACCACCTGCCGGTCACGCGCGGCGCGGAGATCGTGGGCGTGCTCACCTCGGGCGAGCTGCTCCGGGCCTCGGCGCAGGGCCCCATGGCCGTGCTGCGCGGGGTGGAGCGCGTCTCGACGCGCGAGAGCCTGGCCGGCTACGGGCGGCGGGTGGCCGAGATGGCGGGCGCGCTGCTCGCGGGCGGCCTCGACGCCGCCGCGATCGCCGGGTTCGTGGCGCGCCTCAACGACGCGCTGCTGCACCGCATCCTGCGCTTCGCCGAGGCCGACCTGGGCGAGCCGCCGGCGCCCTACGCGTGGCTGGCGCTCGGGTCGGAGGGGCGCCGCGAGCAGACGCTGCTCACCGACCAGGACAACGCGCTCGTCTACGCGGACGAGGGCGAGGCGCGGCGCGCCTGGTACGAGGTGCTGGCCGAGCGCGTCAACGCGGACCTGGAGCTGGCCGGGTTCCCCGCGTGCCCGGGCGGCTACATGGCCCGCCGGTGGGTCGGGCCGCTGGCCGAGTGGCGCGGCCGCTTCGAGGCGTGGCTGGACGCGCCCGGGCCGCAGGCGCTGCTCGAGGCGGCCATCTTCTTCGACTACCGCCGGGTGGCCGGCCGGCTCGACGTCGGGCCGCTCGACGCGGTGCTGGCGACCGCGGTGGACCGCCCGGTGTTCCTGCGCTTCCTGGCCCGCGCCGCGCTCGGCTTCCGCCCGCCCACGTCGCTGCTGCTGCGCCTGCGCGGCGGCTCCACCACGGTGGACCTGAAGCTGCAGGGCATCGCCGCGGTGGTGGCGGTGGCGCGCTGCTACGGCCTGGAGCTGCGGACCGAGGCCCGGGGCACGCTGGAGCGGCTGGAGGCCGCGCGCGACGCCGGGATCCTGGACGGCGACGCGGTCGCGGCGGCCGCGGAGGGGTTCCGGTTCCTGAACGGCCTGCGCCTCCGCCTCCAGCTCCGCGCCGTGGCCGAGGGCCGCCCGCCGTCGAACGAGGCGACGCTGGCGGCGCTGAGCGCCATGGAGCGCTCGCGGCTCAAGGACGCGCTGCGCGCGGTGAAGACGCTCCAGGACCGCGCGGCGTTCCACTTCAAGACGGATTTCTGA
- a CDS encoding sodium:solute symporter family protein produces MGPVAWTWVLVGASFALYALAGLWGRARTTSAYYVAEKQVSPVLNGMATGADWMSAASFISMAGVVALLGRDGSIFLMGWTGGYVLLAVLLAPYLRKYGKYTVPQFVGERYYSRSARGVAVVCAVFVSFTYVAGQMRGVGVVFARFLDVPVERGVLLGMAIVLFYAVLGGMKGVTYAQVAQYVVLIAAYLVPAIFVSIMLTGNPVPQLGLGGRVSAEGARILGVEPGVHLLQVLDRIGEDLGFGRYTAGARPRIDVLFSTLALMIGTAGLPHIIIRFFTVPKVRDARASAAWALLFIALLYTTAPAVAAFARAGMIQSLNGKRHADAPAWVADWERTGLVRFTDRDGDGVMRISGDPARNEVRIDPDVLVLANPEIAGLPPWVVGLVAAGALAAALSTAAGLLLVISAAVAHDLVKGMWIPRVSERGELAWARGAATVAVLVAGWLGVHPPGFVSEVVALAFGLAASSFFPVLVAGIFWRRATREGAIAGMVTGLAVTTAYVHWFKFWHPELDVPAHWWLGISPQGFGTVGMLVNLTVLVVVSLRTPAPPQAVQELVTNLRYPREPVRPAPAPTALRVGDRR; encoded by the coding sequence GTGGGACCCGTCGCCTGGACCTGGGTGCTCGTCGGTGCGTCCTTCGCGCTCTACGCGCTCGCCGGCCTGTGGGGCCGCGCGCGGACCACGAGCGCGTACTACGTGGCGGAGAAGCAAGTCAGCCCGGTGCTGAACGGGATGGCGACGGGCGCGGACTGGATGTCCGCGGCGTCGTTCATCTCGATGGCGGGGGTGGTGGCGCTGCTCGGGCGCGACGGCTCGATCTTCCTGATGGGCTGGACCGGCGGCTACGTGCTGCTGGCGGTGCTGCTCGCCCCGTACCTGCGCAAGTACGGCAAGTACACGGTCCCGCAGTTCGTGGGCGAGCGCTACTACTCGCGCTCGGCGCGCGGCGTGGCGGTGGTGTGCGCGGTGTTCGTCTCGTTCACCTACGTGGCCGGGCAGATGCGCGGGGTCGGGGTGGTGTTCGCGCGCTTCCTGGACGTGCCGGTGGAGCGCGGCGTGCTGCTCGGCATGGCCATCGTGCTGTTCTACGCGGTGCTGGGCGGCATGAAGGGCGTCACCTACGCGCAGGTGGCCCAGTACGTCGTGCTCATCGCCGCGTACCTGGTGCCGGCCATCTTCGTGTCGATCATGCTCACCGGGAACCCGGTGCCGCAGCTCGGGCTGGGCGGCCGGGTCAGCGCGGAGGGCGCCCGGATCCTGGGCGTCGAGCCCGGGGTGCACCTGCTCCAGGTGCTCGACCGCATCGGGGAAGACCTCGGCTTCGGCCGCTACACCGCCGGCGCGCGGCCGCGCATCGACGTGCTGTTCAGCACGCTGGCGCTCATGATCGGCACGGCCGGCCTGCCGCACATCATCATCCGGTTCTTCACCGTGCCGAAGGTGCGCGACGCGCGCGCCTCCGCCGCCTGGGCGCTCCTGTTCATCGCGCTGCTCTACACCACCGCGCCCGCGGTGGCGGCGTTCGCCCGGGCCGGGATGATCCAGTCGCTGAACGGCAAGCGCCACGCGGACGCGCCGGCCTGGGTGGCGGACTGGGAGCGCACCGGCCTGGTGCGGTTCACCGATCGCGACGGCGACGGCGTGATGCGCATCTCCGGCGATCCGGCCCGCAACGAGGTGCGGATCGACCCCGACGTGCTGGTGCTGGCGAACCCGGAGATCGCCGGCCTGCCGCCCTGGGTGGTGGGGCTGGTGGCGGCGGGCGCGCTCGCGGCGGCGCTCTCCACCGCGGCGGGGCTGCTGCTCGTCATCTCGGCGGCGGTGGCGCACGACCTCGTGAAGGGCATGTGGATCCCGCGCGTCTCCGAGCGCGGCGAGCTGGCCTGGGCCCGCGGCGCGGCGACCGTGGCGGTGCTGGTGGCGGGCTGGCTGGGCGTCCACCCGCCCGGCTTCGTGTCCGAGGTGGTGGCGCTGGCGTTCGGCCTGGCCGCCTCGTCGTTCTTCCCGGTGCTGGTGGCCGGCATCTTCTGGCGGCGCGCCACGCGCGAGGGGGCCATCGCCGGCATGGTGACCGGGCTCGCGGTGACCACCGCCTACGTCCACTGGTTCAAGTTCTGGCACCCGGAGCTGGACGTCCCGGCGCACTGGTGGCTGGGGATCTCGCCGCAGGGGTTCGGGACGGTGGGCATGCTGGTGAACCTCACGGTCCTGGTCGTCGTGTCCCTGCGGACGCCGGCGCCGCCGCAGGCGGTGCAGGAGCTGGTCACCAACCTGCGCTATCCGCGGGAGCCGGTGCGTCCGGCGCCGGCGCCCACCGCGCTGCGCGTGGGCGACCGCCGCTGA
- a CDS encoding Stp1/IreP family PP2C-type Ser/Thr phosphatase, giving the protein MRLSHAGASDVGRKRAHNEDAFLLLPEEQLYCVADGMGGHASGEVAARIAVEEMAEFFRITGRDDEATWPFRPDPVRDADENRLLTGVKLANLRIHERARTDERLHGMGTTLVAAQFPRDGREVLVGHVGDSRAYLFRRGALRQLTEDHSLLNDFRRTRQLTQAEIEAFPHKNVIVRALGMKESVEVDLLREPLEDGDVVLLCSDGLSGMVPDARIAEVLRAVPGDLRRAAQALVDAANSAGGADNVTCVLVQAQG; this is encoded by the coding sequence ATGCGCCTGAGCCACGCGGGAGCGAGCGACGTCGGGCGGAAGCGCGCCCACAACGAGGATGCCTTCCTGCTCCTCCCCGAGGAGCAGCTCTACTGCGTCGCCGACGGGATGGGCGGCCACGCCTCCGGCGAGGTGGCCGCGCGCATCGCGGTCGAGGAGATGGCCGAGTTCTTCCGGATCACCGGCCGGGACGACGAGGCCACCTGGCCCTTCCGGCCGGACCCGGTCCGCGACGCCGACGAGAACCGGCTCCTCACCGGCGTGAAGCTCGCGAACCTGCGCATCCACGAGCGGGCCCGGACCGACGAGCGGCTCCACGGAATGGGCACCACCCTGGTCGCGGCGCAGTTCCCCCGCGACGGGCGCGAGGTGCTGGTCGGCCACGTGGGCGACAGCCGCGCGTACCTGTTCCGCCGGGGCGCGCTGCGGCAGCTCACCGAGGACCACTCGCTGCTCAACGACTTCCGGCGCACGCGCCAGCTCACGCAGGCCGAGATCGAGGCGTTCCCGCACAAGAACGTGATCGTCCGCGCGCTCGGCATGAAGGAGTCGGTCGAGGTGGACCTGCTCCGCGAGCCGCTCGAGGACGGGGATGTGGTGCTGCTCTGCTCCGACGGCCTGTCCGGCATGGTGCCGGACGCGCGCATCGCCGAGGTGCTGCGCGCGGTGCCCGGCGACCTCCGCCGGGCGGCCCAGGCGCTGGTCGACGCCGCGAACTCCGCCGGCGGCGCCGACAACGTGACGTGCGTGCTGGTCCAGGCGCAGGGCTAG
- a CDS encoding DUF4212 domain-containing protein, producing MERDRRDAYWRANLRTVAAILAIWLAVSCGAAILFADALDAFHLGGFPLGFWFGQQGAELVFVLLVAAYVAIANRLDRAHDVFED from the coding sequence ATGGAACGGGATCGGCGGGACGCGTACTGGAGGGCCAACCTGCGCACCGTCGCCGCGATCCTGGCGATCTGGCTGGCGGTGTCGTGCGGCGCCGCGATCCTGTTCGCCGACGCGCTGGACGCGTTCCACCTCGGCGGCTTCCCGCTCGGCTTCTGGTTCGGGCAGCAGGGCGCGGAGCTCGTGTTCGTGCTGCTGGTCGCGGCCTACGTGGCGATCGCCAACCGGCTCGACCGCGCCCACGACGTGTTCGAGGACTGA
- a CDS encoding diacylglycerol/lipid kinase family protein yields MAPGIHLGRVGMGGIGIVNNPRSRRNRRDPRLGERLRARLGDAGEVIDAATPDELDRAVERFRARGVDVLGIGGGDGTAHVVLSAFADAYGDAPLPQILLLRAGAMNTVAHGNAIRGSPEAILRAVLARRQQGIPLATVERDLLRVEADGIATRHGFIFGTGAVVAFLEAYYATGRPSPLTAGLLLARSVGSALVRGPFAASLTRRDPLRVWSDGEEWSDARYLALVAGSTPDIGFGFRAFHRCSEQPGSFHAVGVTASPLQIALALPRIRAGRPWKRRHAQDEVARELRVEGDGLRFTVDGDLYGPARAVRISTGPGVELVVP; encoded by the coding sequence GTGGCACCGGGGATCCACCTGGGACGGGTCGGCATGGGCGGCATCGGCATCGTGAACAACCCCCGCTCGCGGCGGAACCGGCGCGACCCGCGCCTGGGCGAGCGGCTGCGGGCGCGACTCGGCGACGCGGGCGAGGTGATCGACGCCGCCACCCCCGACGAGCTCGACCGCGCCGTGGAGCGCTTCCGCGCGCGCGGGGTGGACGTGCTCGGGATCGGCGGGGGCGACGGCACCGCGCACGTGGTGCTCTCGGCGTTCGCGGACGCGTACGGCGACGCGCCGCTGCCGCAGATCCTGCTGCTGCGCGCCGGGGCCATGAACACGGTGGCGCACGGCAACGCGATCCGCGGCAGCCCGGAGGCCATCCTGCGGGCGGTCCTCGCCCGGCGGCAGCAGGGGATCCCCCTCGCCACCGTCGAGCGCGACCTGCTCCGCGTCGAGGCGGACGGGATCGCCACACGCCACGGGTTCATCTTCGGCACCGGCGCGGTGGTGGCGTTCCTCGAGGCCTACTACGCGACGGGCCGGCCCTCCCCGCTCACCGCGGGCCTCCTGCTCGCGCGCTCGGTCGGCTCGGCGCTGGTGCGCGGGCCCTTCGCCGCCTCGCTCACCCGCCGCGATCCGCTCCGGGTGTGGAGCGACGGCGAGGAGTGGTCCGACGCGCGCTACCTCGCGCTCGTCGCCGGCTCCACGCCCGACATCGGCTTCGGCTTCCGCGCGTTCCACCGATGCAGCGAGCAGCCCGGGTCGTTCCACGCGGTCGGGGTCACCGCCAGCCCGCTGCAGATCGCGCTCGCGCTGCCGCGCATCCGCGCGGGGCGGCCGTGGAAGCGGCGCCACGCCCAGGACGAGGTGGCGCGCGAGCTGCGGGTCGAGGGCGACGGGCTGCGCTTCACGGTGGACGGCGACCTGTACGGCCCGGCGCGGGCGGTGCGGATCTCGACCGGTCCGGGCGTCGAGCTGGTGGTGCCCTGA
- a CDS encoding nucleotidyltransferase family protein: MGDLAGMVLCAGLGTRLRPLTAHVPKPAVPVCGVPLVRCSLALLAGAGVRRAVVNVHHLPDLMAAEAEAAARALGLSLTVSREPVIAGTGGALREARAALRGADEILLVNGDVLFDVDLGAALATHRASGALATLVLLPMPAGARYAAVEVDAGGAVRRIAARFGPGGEGLRPWHFSGVHVLSAALLDAVPAEPFEADVNRHVYPPLMASGAIRGHVAAGYWNDLGTPERYLEANRDLLAGRVPLARFAGADPFTGAVEQLPGVRIAPGARVDPGARLAGPALVCAGAEVAAGAEIGPGAVVGPGCRVPAGAAVRRAVLWAGTALAPGERVEDAIAAGPDRVRGG; this comes from the coding sequence ATGGGCGACCTCGCCGGGATGGTCCTCTGTGCCGGGCTCGGGACGCGGCTGCGCCCGCTCACCGCGCACGTCCCCAAGCCGGCGGTGCCGGTGTGCGGGGTGCCGCTCGTCCGCTGCTCGCTGGCGCTGCTGGCCGGGGCGGGCGTGCGCCGCGCGGTGGTGAACGTGCACCACCTGCCGGACCTCATGGCGGCAGAGGCCGAGGCGGCCGCGCGCGCGCTGGGGCTGTCGCTGACCGTCTCGCGCGAGCCCGTCATCGCCGGGACCGGCGGCGCGCTCCGCGAGGCGCGCGCGGCGCTCCGCGGCGCGGACGAGATCCTGCTCGTGAACGGCGACGTGCTGTTCGACGTGGATCTCGGCGCCGCGCTCGCCACCCACCGCGCCTCGGGCGCGCTCGCCACCCTGGTGCTGCTCCCCATGCCGGCCGGCGCGCGCTACGCCGCGGTCGAGGTGGACGCGGGCGGCGCGGTGCGGCGCATCGCCGCGCGGTTCGGGCCGGGCGGGGAGGGGCTCCGGCCCTGGCACTTCTCGGGCGTGCACGTGCTCTCGGCGGCGCTGCTCGACGCGGTGCCCGCCGAGCCGTTCGAGGCCGACGTGAACCGCCACGTCTACCCGCCGCTCATGGCGTCCGGCGCGATCCGCGGCCACGTCGCCGCCGGGTACTGGAACGACCTCGGCACGCCGGAGCGCTACCTCGAGGCGAACCGCGACCTGCTCGCCGGCCGCGTGCCGCTGGCGCGCTTCGCGGGGGCGGATCCGTTCACGGGCGCGGTGGAGCAGCTGCCCGGCGTGAGGATCGCCCCGGGCGCGCGGGTGGACCCCGGCGCCCGGCTCGCCGGGCCGGCGCTGGTGTGCGCCGGCGCGGAGGTGGCGGCGGGCGCCGAGATCGGGCCCGGCGCGGTGGTGGGGCCCGGCTGCCGCGTGCCCGCCGGCGCCGCGGTGCGCCGGGCGGTGCTGTGGGCGGGCACCGCGCTCGCCCCGGGCGAGCGCGTCGAGGACGCGATCGCCGCCGGGCCGGATCGGGTTCGGGGCGGCTGA
- a CDS encoding MFS transporter: MVIFASSLGTVFEWYDFYLYGSLAAIISKQFFAGVDERTGFIFALLAFAAGFAVRPFGAVVFGRLGDMIGRKHTFLLTILIMGGSTAIVGMLPSYATIGVLAPIILISMRMLQGLALGGEYGGAATYVAEHAPPGRRGNFTSWIQTTATLGLFLSLLIILGTRIGLGNEAFEKWGWRVPFLLSLILLGISVYIRLQLNESPVFKRMKEEGKASKAPLTESFLRWNNLKIVLMVLFGGVAGQAVVWYTGQFYALFFLQQTLKVDPTASNYMIAASLIIGTPFFIVFGTLSDKIGRKRIIMAGCVLAALTYFPIFKGITKYANPALEHAQATNPVTVVADPKDCSFQFDPIGKAKFTKSCDVAKASLAKKGVPYRNEEAPAGTVATIKIGDVAVSSFAGNTLSPADFKTQNAAFEKTLGDAIKTAGYPAKADMNQVNYVMVVLLLTILVIYVTMVYAPIAAWLVELFPARIRYTSMSLPYHIGNGWFGGFLPTISFAMVAASGDIYYGLWYPIVIALITAVLGTLFMPETKDRDINHE; encoded by the coding sequence ATGGTCATCTTCGCGTCGTCCCTCGGAACCGTGTTCGAGTGGTACGACTTCTACCTGTACGGCTCGCTCGCGGCGATCATCAGCAAGCAGTTCTTCGCCGGCGTCGACGAGCGCACCGGCTTCATCTTCGCGCTGCTCGCCTTCGCCGCCGGCTTCGCGGTGCGCCCGTTCGGCGCGGTGGTGTTCGGCCGGCTCGGCGACATGATCGGCCGGAAGCACACCTTCCTCCTCACCATCCTCATCATGGGCGGCTCGACGGCGATCGTCGGCATGCTCCCCAGCTACGCCACGATCGGCGTGCTGGCGCCGATCATCCTCATCTCCATGCGCATGCTGCAGGGCCTCGCGCTGGGTGGTGAGTACGGCGGCGCGGCCACGTACGTGGCCGAGCACGCGCCCCCGGGCCGGCGCGGCAACTTCACGAGCTGGATCCAGACCACCGCCACCCTCGGCCTGTTCCTCTCGCTCCTCATCATCCTCGGCACCCGCATCGGCCTGGGGAACGAGGCGTTCGAGAAGTGGGGCTGGCGCGTCCCGTTCCTGCTCTCGCTGATCCTGCTCGGCATCTCCGTCTACATCCGCCTCCAGCTGAACGAGTCCCCGGTGTTCAAGCGGATGAAGGAGGAGGGCAAGGCCTCGAAGGCCCCGCTCACCGAGTCCTTCCTGCGCTGGAACAACCTGAAGATCGTCCTGATGGTGCTGTTCGGCGGCGTCGCCGGCCAGGCGGTGGTCTGGTACACGGGCCAGTTCTACGCGCTGTTCTTCCTCCAGCAGACGCTGAAGGTGGACCCGACCGCGTCGAACTACATGATCGCGGCCTCGCTGATCATCGGCACGCCGTTCTTCATCGTGTTCGGCACGCTGTCCGACAAGATCGGCCGCAAGCGGATCATCATGGCGGGCTGCGTGCTCGCCGCGCTGACCTACTTCCCGATCTTCAAGGGCATCACGAAGTACGCGAACCCGGCGCTGGAGCACGCGCAGGCGACGAACCCCGTGACGGTGGTCGCCGATCCGAAGGACTGCAGCTTCCAGTTCGACCCGATCGGCAAGGCCAAGTTCACGAAGTCCTGCGACGTCGCCAAGGCCTCGCTCGCGAAGAAGGGCGTGCCGTACCGCAACGAGGAGGCGCCCGCGGGCACCGTCGCCACCATCAAGATCGGCGACGTGGCGGTCTCGAGCTTCGCCGGCAACACGCTCTCGCCGGCAGACTTCAAGACGCAGAACGCCGCGTTCGAGAAGACCCTCGGCGACGCCATCAAGACCGCCGGCTACCCCGCCAAGGCGGACATGAACCAGGTGAACTACGTGATGGTCGTGCTGCTCCTGACCATCCTCGTCATCTACGTGACCATGGTGTACGCGCCGATCGCGGCGTGGCTGGTCGAGCTCTTCCCGGCTCGCATCCGCTACACCTCGATGTCGCTGCCGTACCACATCGGCAACGGCTGGTTCGGCGGCTTCCTGCCGACCATCTCGTTCGCGATGGTCGCCGCCAGCGGCGACATCTACTACGGCCTCTGGTACCCCATCGTCATCGCGCTCATCACCGCGGTCCTCGGCACCCTGTTCATGCCCGAGACCAAGGATCGCGACATCAACCACGAGTAG
- a CDS encoding 3'-5' exonuclease codes for MLFSSPPWESAVYWSLDLETGGLDARRDAILAVGMLPVREGHLRLGEAYRTLVRPEHGKAVSPRSVQAHQLVAGDTRGAPPLAEVLPELERRLRGAVLLVHHAPIELGFLKRAFRAAGLRWPGPPVVDTVKLLLRLDARERRSFPELPADPPVLNLSAARRRLGLPDYQAHDALTDAVATAELFLVLREALGARRLRELT; via the coding sequence GTGCTCTTCTCGTCGCCGCCCTGGGAGTCCGCCGTCTACTGGTCGCTCGACCTCGAGACGGGCGGCCTGGACGCGCGGCGCGACGCCATCCTCGCGGTCGGGATGCTCCCGGTGCGCGAGGGGCACCTGCGGCTCGGGGAGGCGTACCGCACGCTGGTCCGCCCGGAGCACGGGAAGGCGGTGAGCCCGCGATCGGTGCAGGCGCACCAGCTCGTGGCCGGCGACACGCGCGGCGCCCCGCCGCTGGCGGAGGTTCTGCCCGAGCTCGAGCGCCGCCTGCGCGGCGCGGTCCTCCTCGTCCACCACGCGCCCATCGAGCTCGGGTTCCTGAAGCGCGCGTTCCGGGCGGCGGGGCTGCGGTGGCCGGGGCCGCCGGTGGTGGACACGGTGAAGCTCCTGCTCCGCCTCGACGCGCGCGAGCGCCGGAGCTTCCCGGAGCTTCCCGCCGACCCGCCCGTCCTGAACCTCTCGGCCGCGCGGCGCCGGCTCGGCCTCCCCGACTACCAGGCGCACGACGCGCTCACCGACGCGGTCGCCACCGCCGAGCTGTTCCTGGTGCTGCGCGAGGCGCTCGGCGCCCGCAGGCTGCGCGAGCTCACCTGA